In Bombus pascuorum chromosome 13, iyBomPasc1.1, whole genome shotgun sequence, a single genomic region encodes these proteins:
- the LOC132913245 gene encoding insulin-like growth factor-binding protein complex acid labile subunit, producing MVNWSSDEYVTRRRRLSSCFQNVLSVREPQYKMILFPLLWVLIVPPAIMGGYVPPGPRFRCPKEPKYVYPCVCVRGSDRGLYVRCENTNLASLSLAFSNLGNEGTPIEELVLYKCNIGRFYGPALYPLDVRVLRFIDTPLRLIEEHSFLGVNRTLQELYVINSTLEKFPRQALQILGNLSILSIVGHRISTLPVDSFADSIAAAKIEKLEISNGTLTSLPVEALTPLKKLKKLDLHDNEIKELKRNQFKGLRDTEYLDLSHNQINKLDGSHLADLTKMGWCNLSHNAISDLKRGTFARNSLLKVLNLSHNKIRKLDSNTFRGMRFLIRLYLSDNQINDVGRGTFGPVTRIGTIDLARNFIKKIDFQMFNQLQFAELLDVSENFVTVVEKLSFKDLYLAKINLSRNEISNIEPGAFENCVNITVLDLSHNKLENISRYSFDSATYATELRLSYNRFTAVNQVPLHNMTGLKVLNVSHNLIHSVPRQTFPKLYELHTIDLSHNNLSEIHNAVFQTLFSLRFLNLSYNSLEKIKPSTFGPLPTLLELDMSYNQLNDIARGSLTRLPSCRSLSVRNNRLTKIFQLPISLGSLDFSENWLEEIPTMDVWPTMNALLSLDLSGNRLGDNLKHGSFENLLTLRTLNLRSNNMTRPPWEALSTLTSLQYLYMQHNQLTGLGKSAFGRLPIVFELNLANNRISNVSTRAFEGLLQLLTLNLTNNKLTHIPNGAFQSLVSLRSLDLSHNKLERLDNKTHGLLDDCLSLERLNLSHNRISFITKKTFPNDPWIPYRLKEVDLSYNTMPVLTHELTVGTKKLQYLNISHNNINEIRRYVIGNLTAIRTLDLSYNEINDLSEPDIFDPPKNLTNLYLSHNRLTHVPLNKILPLPKLKILDVKSNSIGVFNDMFMKIIENSTKLQYTGNPLHCDCYVRPLKRWLNVHTEIPKEWSNVSCESPRFLANKLLTEVTEDLMACGQREVKEYPEFDITPDVKYRNLEYNEEDKSWKATWYVTSREDIGDFYVVVRESGSSKSAIEKDLVYSERSFKIPELQDSGTKYELCVLARDSEGNVKHFRSSQCRILAQHGLDSSTSRFTVNAFLILIAVSFATLA from the exons GTGCCCCCTGCCATCATGGGCGGCTACGTTCCACCCGGACCACGGTTCAGATGTCCCAAAGAACCAAAGTACGTCTATCCTTGCGTGTGCGTTCGTGGCAGTGACAGAGGCCTTTATGTTCGTTGCGAGAACACCAATTTGGCAAGTTTGAGCTTGGCCTTCTCCAATTTGGGCAACGAGGGCACACCGATCGAGGAACTTGTTCTCTACAAATGCAACATAG GACGTTTTTACGGGCCCGCTCTCTACCCTCTGGACGTTCGAGTGTTAAGGTTCATCGACACTCCGTTGAGACTGATAGAAGAACATAGCTTTCTCGGCGTGAACAGAACTCTGCAAGAACTCTACGTGATAAACAGCACTCTAGAGAAATTCCCGCGTCAGGCGTTGCAAATTTTAGGGAATCTGAGTATACTGAGTATCGTTGGCCATCGAATCTCCACTCTACCGGTGGACAGCTTCGCTGACAGCATCGCGGCTGctaaaatcgaaaaattggAGATCAGCAACG GCACTCTGACTTCTTTGCCCGTGGAAGCGTTGACTCCTCTGAAGAAACTGAAGAAATTAGATCTTCACGACAACGAGATTAAGGAGCTGAAGAGGAATCAATTCAAGGGTTTGAGGGACACGGAATATCTAGATCTGTCCCACAATCAGATTAACAAGCTCGATGGATCTCATTTGGCCGACTTAACGAAGATGGGCTGGTGCAATTTGTCTCACAATGCCATTTCAGATCTAAAGAG GGGAACATTCGCGAGAAACTCGCTGCTGAAGGTGCTCAATCTGAGCCACAATAAAATCAGAAAACTCGACTCGAATACCTTCCGTGGCATGCGCTTCTTGATAAGATTGTACTTGAGCGACAATCAGATAAACGACGTTGGAAGAGGTACCTTTGGCCCTGTTACCAGGATAGGCACCATCGATCTGGCTaggaattttatcaaaaagatCGACTTCCAGATGTTTAATCAGCTACAGTTCGCAGAG CTGTTGGACGTGTCCGAGAACTTTGTGACAGTGGTAGAAAAGCTGTCCTTCAAAGATCTTTACTTGGCGAAGATCAATTTATCTCGCAACGAGATTTCAAATATAGAACCAGGCGCCTTCGAAAACTGCGTCAACATCACGGTCCTGGATCTAAGTCACAACAAGctcgaaaatatttccagaTACTCGTTCGACAGTGCAACTTACGCGACGGAACTGCGATTGAGCTACAATCGATTCACCGCGGTCAACCAG GTGCCGCTGCACAACATGACCGGGCTGAAAGTTCTCAACGTGTCGCACAATTTGATCCATTCGGTGCCTCGTCAGACGTTTCCCAAGCTATACGAGCTGCATACGATCGATCTGTCCCATAACAACTTGTCCGAAATCCACAACGCCGTATTTCAGACTCTCTTCAGTCTTCGTTTCTTAAATCTATCGTACAATTCTCTGGAGAAGATAAAACCGTCCACGTTCGGTCCTCTGCCAACGCTCTTGGAGTTGGACATGAGTTACAATCAATTGAACGATATCGCTCGTGGCAGTTTAACCAGATTACCAAGCTGCAG GAGCCTGTCCGTCAGGAATAATCGTTTGACCAAGATCTTCCAGTTGCCTATTTCTCTCGGTAGCCTAGATTTTTCCGAAAATTGGCTGGAGGAAATTCCAACGATGGACGTATGGCCCACGATGAACGCTCTTCTCTCGCTGGATCTTTCGGGGAATCGATTGGGCGATAACCTGAAACATGGCAGCTTCGAAAACCTGCTTACCTTGAGGACTTTGAACCTGCGGTCGAACAACATGACGAGGCCACCGTGGGAGGCACTAAGCACCCTAACTAGCTTGCAGTATCTTTATATGCAG CACAACCAGCTAACCGGATTAGGAAAGTCCGCGTTCGGACGTCTTCCAATAGTGTTCGAACTGAATCTAGCGAACAATCGGATATCGAACGTGAGCACTCGAGCTTTCGAGGGACTGTTGCAGTTGTTGACGCTGAATTTGACGAACAATAAACTTACCCACATCCCCAACGGAGCGTTTCAGAGTCTCGTCTCTTTGAGGTCTTTGGACCTTTCTCACAACAAGCTGGAAAGACTGGATAACAAAACTCACGGGCTTCTGGACGATTGTTTATCTCTGGAGAGGCTCAATCTCAGTCACAATAGGATATCTTTTATAACGAAGAAAACGTTTCCCAACGATCCTTGGATCCCTTATCGGTTGAAGGAAGTCGATCTTTCGTACAACACCATGCCTGTGCTGACGCACGAACTCACTGTAGGAACGAAAAAGTTGCAGTACTTGAATATCAGTCATAATAACATCAACGAGATTCGAAGAT ACGTGATTGGGAATTTGACAGCGATACGAACGCTGGACCTCTCCTACAACGAGATCAACGACCTCTCAGAACCGGATATCTTTGATCCTCCGAAGAATTTGACTAATCTGTACCTGAGTCACAACCGTCTGACTCACGTACCCTTGAACAAGATCCTTCCGTTGCCAAAATTGAAGATTCTCGACGTGAAATCCAACTCGATCGGAGTGTTCAACGATATGTTCATGAAAATCATAGAAAATAGCACCAAGCTTCAGTATACTG GAAATCCGTTGCACTGCGACTGTTACGTGAGGCCCTTGAAACGATGGCTGAACGTTCATACCGAAATACCGAAGGAATGGTCGAACGTTAGCTGTGAAAGTCCGCGCTTCCTTGCCAACAAACTGCTGACCGAGGTGACGGAAGATCTGATGGCATGCGGTCAGAGGGAAGTGAAAGAGTATCCCGAGTTCGACATCACTCCGGACGTAAAGTATCGAAATCTCGAGTA CAACGAGGAGGACAAGAGTTGGAAGGCGACGTGGTACGTGACGTCGCGAGAAGACATCGGCGACTTTTACGTGGTGGTTCGCGAATCTGGAAGCAGCAAGTCGGCGATCGAGAAAGATCTGGTCTACAGCGAGAGGTCCTTTAAAATTCCAGAGTTACAGGATTCCGGGACAAAGTACGAGCTGTGCGTGCTGGCGAGAGACTCGGAGGGGAACGTGAAACATTTTCGAAGCTCTCAGTGTAGGATATTGGCGCAGCACGGGCTCGACTCTTCAACGTCGAGGTTCACAGTGAACGCGTTCCTGATTCTAATCGCCGTGTCCTTCGCTACTCTAGCGTGA